CGCGAATCGCCTCAAGGGCAACCTTGGCCTTGAACTCGGCGGAAAAGCGTCTGCGTCGGGTCGTGCTCACGGGTGTTCCTCCTTCGTCAGTGTGCGGTGATCCACCTTAGCACGCTGTCCGATTTATGGGGACCACCTCTACAGGGTGTCTGTCGATGCTGGGCAGGTTCAGCCTGACAGCTCTCGCGAGTGGCCCCCGAAGCATGACACTTTTGCAGACGCGGAGGAAGATTTCGATTTACTTATGCCACCATTACAGCGGCGCGCGTCTCAGGGAGATTGGCGCGATTTTTGGCGTGGGTGAATCCGCAGTATCCCAGCAGAGCAGTCGCTTTAAGAAGAAACTGGAAGAAGATGGGGATTTGAAGGGGATCGTAGAACAGGTTCGGTTGCAGCTGAGAAATGTCAATGTGTAGACCTGACACCTTTGCTTACGCAAGTCTCGGCGGCAGACAATGCGGAAAGGGAGATGGATCAATTTTCGGAGTCTGGGTTGGTTTGTCTACCTATGCCATCAAAAAGCCACCCGTTGCCCCTGTTGTCCCTTGACGGGTGATATCAATAAAGATACTATTTTCAGATGGCAACTATTTCTGATCTGATTGCGCGAATGCGCGAGAATCCTGGGGGCGTTCGCTATGCCGAACTTTGCAAGGTCTGCGAGCATTATTTCGGGCCGGCACGGCAAGCGAGCGGAAGTCATCGGGTTTACAAAACACCGTGGATCGGCGACCCGCGTGTTAACATTCAAACCCGCAAGGGGTACGCGAAACCCTATCAGGTCAAACAGGTTCTCAAGGCAATTGAGCGATTGGAGATCGAACATGGCAGAGAAAGTTGACAAATACACCTATCGGGTCACTTGGTCGGAAGAAGACGCCGAACATGTTGGCCTTTGCGCTGAGTTCCCAAGCCTAAGCTGGCTGGCGGCCACTCCTGAAGCAGCCCTCAAAGGTATTCGCAAGCTTGTTGCAGAAGTTGTAGCTGACATGGCGGGCACTGGCGAGGAAATACCCGAACCGTTTTCAACCAAACACTATAGTGGCAAATTTTTGGTGCGCGTCCCGCCCGAAGTGCACCGGCACCTTGCAATGGAAGCCGCCGAAGCAGGTGTCAGCCTCAATCGGCTTGCAAGCGCGAAGCTAAGCCAATAAATCACATGCCATTTTCGGCCGCAACTTGCCGTGCTGGCTTAACAATTCTCGCGAGAGGATGGACTATAGGGTCTTCCCCTCCTTTGATTTTCTGCCTGCTCAACCTGCAGTGGTGAGGTGTGGTGCACGCATTCCCCTTTCGCGCGACCCTCCCTCCATGCCTCTCCACGCCCGACTGATCATGGGAGCTGTGGCATTACCTCTGCCACAGCTCCCACAAGTGTCAATGATCAGAGCTTGTGCCTGAGATCAAAGCGATCGAGTTCCATCACCTTGGTCCAGGCCTTGACGAAGTCTTTCACAAAACGCTCTTTTGCGTTGTCGAAGGCATAGACTTCCGCTACCGCCCTGAGTTCCGCATGGGAGCCGAAGATGAGATCGACCGAGGTGGCGGTGTATTTCACGTCGCCGGTTTTGCGATCCACCCCTTCATAGATGTCATCGGCTGGCGCTTTGCGCCAGCGGGTGGACATGTCCAGCAAATTCACGAAGAAGTCATTGGTCAGGGTTCCGGGCTGGTCGGTGAACACGCCGTGCTTGAGGCCGCCGGTGTTGGCATCCAGGGCACGCATGCCTCCGACCAGCACGGTCATTTCCGGCACGGTCAGATTCAACTGATCTGCCTTGTCGACGAGCATTTCGGTCGGCGAGCGATAGCTTTCTTCCTTGTTGTAAAAATTGCGGAAGGCATCTGCCTTGGGCTCAAGAACGGCCATCGACTCGACATCCGTTTGCTCTTGCGTGGCATCGGCGCGACCCGGCGTAAACGGAACATCCACCTCTACCCCGGCATCTTTGGCCGCCTTCTCGACCGCGGCGGCGCCGGCGAGAACGATCAGATCCGCCAGGGAAACCTTCTTGCCCCCGGCGGCCGCGTCATTGAAGCCTTTCTGAATGACTTCCAGTTCCTTGAGGACCTTGGCCACTTCAGCCGGGTCATTGACTTCCCAGTCTTTTTGCGGAGCAAGCCGCAGGCGCGCGCCGTTTGCGCCGCCACGCATGTCGGAGGCGCGGAAGCTGGCGGCAGATGCCCATGCGGTCCGTACCAGTTCGGGCACGGAGAGGCCGGTTGCGAGGATTTTTTCCTTGAGTTGCTTCGCATCGTCTTCGCTGATGAGCGCGTGATCGATGGCCGGGATCGGATCCTGCCAGAGAAGGATGTCCGCGGGCACTTCCGGTCCCAGATAGCGGGCGCGCGGGCCCATGTCGCGATGGGTGAGCTTGAACCAGGCGCTGGCGAAGGCACGTTTGAATTCTTCCGGATTGGCCAGGAAACGCTCGGCGATCTTCTTGTATTCGGGGTCAAACTTCACCGCCAGATCGGCCGTGGTCATGACGGGCGGGTGACGCTTGTCCGCGACATGCGCATCGGGCACCGTGGTGTGCAGGCTTTTGTCCTTGGGCACCCACTGGATGGCTCCGGCCGGGCTGCGGGTTTGCTCCCATTCGTTATTGAGCAGATTGGACAGATACAGGGTGGTGAACTGCGTCGGCGCTTGCGTCCAGGCGCCCTCCAGGCCGCTGGTGATCGTGTCTTCCGAATGGCCCTGGCCGCATTTGTTAATCCAGCCCAAACCCTGCTCTTCAAGCGACGCGGCCGCCGGTTCGGGGCCCAGGCAATCGCCCGGCTTGTGCGCGCCGTGCATCTTGCCGAAGGTGTGACCGCCCGCGATCAGGGCCACCGTCTCTTCGTCATTCATGGCCATGCGGGCAAAGGTGATGCGAATGTCCTTGGCCGAGCCGACGGGATCGGGCTGGCCCATCGGTCCTTCCGGGTTGACGTAGATCAGGCCCATGTGGGTCGCGCCCAGGGGGGCTTGCAAAAGGCCGTCTTTTTCGTGACGCTCGCTGGCCAGCATGGTGACTTCCGGCCCCCAGTAGACCAGATCCGGTTCCCAGTCATCGGCGCGGCCCCCGGCAAAGCCATAGGTTTGAAAACCCATGTTTTCCAGGGAGACATTGCCGGTCAGGATCATCAGGTCCGCCCAGGACAGAGCCTCGCCGTATTTCTGCTTCACCGGCCACAGCAGGCGGCGGGCCTTGTCCAGATTGCCATTGTCCGGCCAGCTGTTGAGGGGATCAAAGCGCATCTGTCCGCCATCGCCACCACCGCGACCATCCAGTGTGCGGTAGGTGCCCGCACTGTGCCAAGCCATGCGGATGAAAAACGGGCCGTAATTGCCAAAATCCGCCGGCCACCAGTCCTGGGATGTCGTCAGCAGCGCATCGATATCTTTCTTGACCGCTTGCAGATCGAGTTTCTGGAAGGCTTGCGCATAGTTGAAATCTTCACCGAGGGGGTTGGAGCGCGGGTCATGGGCGCGCAGCGGCGACAGATCGAGCTGCCCCGGCCACCAGAACTGATTGGTTTGCGGTTGGCCTACCGCGACCGTGCCGGCGGCGCCCGCGGGTTTGCTGATGGTTTTCGACTCCTCGCTCAGGGAGGCTTGCGGCGTTAAACACAAAGCCGTTACGGCCGCCAGTGCGGTTGTCATGAGGAACTTGTGCTTTTTCATCATGGTTTCCCCGTTGATTGTGGACTGCGGTTGCAGTGCTGTTGGAGGAATTGATCGCTTTCGACAAATTCATAAGTTGCATTGGATAGACTAACAAGCGATTCCAAACCGTCAAGAAAAGGCTAAATCAATGAGGGTAGGCCAAGGGGACGCGCATGCATCCAGTGGTGATGATTTTTGGAGCGGCAAGGGATGTGGAAGGATTTTGAAATCTTCTGAGTATCCCCTTGCCGCTCTTCAGCCCCGCCGCAAAAAATCCAGCACCTCTTGAGGATGGGCCTCCGCCTTGGCCACCTTGGGCCAGTGCTTGAGCACCTGGCCGTCGGGCCCGACGATCACCGTCGAGCGGATCACGCCGGTGACCTTCTTGCCGTACATCATCTTCTCGCCGAAGGCGCCGTAGGCGGTCATCATCTGGCCTTCGGGGTCGCTGAGCAGGACGAAGGGCAGGCCGAACTGCGCGATGAATTTGTCGTGGGAGCCGAGGCTGTCGCGACTGACTCCAAGGATGGTGACACCCAGCTTGCCGAAATCGCCGTGCAGATCGCGAAAGCCGCAGGCCTCCTTGGTGCAGCCCGGGGTGTTGTCGCGCGGGTAGAAATAGATCACCAGGGTGCGGCCGCGGAAATCGGCGAGGCTGTGCGTCTTGCCGTCGCTGCCGGAGAGGGTGAAGGGCGGGGCGGGTTGGCCTTCGAGAATCGCCATGGCTGAGCATTCCTTTCGCGGGAGGTTAGAAGGGCCAGAACATGGGAATGAATAGGATCGCCAGCACCCAGAAAATCAGATTGAGAGGTACGCCGACCTTGATGTAGTCGATGTATTTGTAGCCGCCGAGGCCGTAGACCATGGCGTTGGTCTGATAGCCCACCGGCGTGGCGAAGCTCGTCGAGGCGGCGAAGGTGACCGCCATGAGCAGCGGCTTGGGGTCGATGCCCAGATTGACCGCCGAGGCGATGGCGATGGGCGCGAGGAGCACCGCCGAGGCGTTGTTGCTCATGCATTCGGTGAGAAGCGCGGTGAGCAGGTAAATCACCGCGAGAACCGCGATGGGTCCCAGGCCGCCCGCCAGTTGCAGGGCCTGCCCGGCCAGCCACTGGGCGGTGCCGGTTTTTTCCATGGCGATGCCCAGGGGCAAAATGCCGCCGAGAA
This window of the Geoalkalibacter sp. genome carries:
- a CDS encoding peroxiredoxin; this translates as MAILEGQPAPPFTLSGSDGKTHSLADFRGRTLVIYFYPRDNTPGCTKEACGFRDLHGDFGKLGVTILGVSRDSLGSHDKFIAQFGLPFVLLSDPEGQMMTAYGAFGEKMMYGKKVTGVIRSTVIVGPDGQVLKHWPKVAKAEAHPQEVLDFLRRG
- the katG gene encoding catalase/peroxidase HPI; its protein translation is MKKHKFLMTTALAAVTALCLTPQASLSEESKTISKPAGAAGTVAVGQPQTNQFWWPGQLDLSPLRAHDPRSNPLGEDFNYAQAFQKLDLQAVKKDIDALLTTSQDWWPADFGNYGPFFIRMAWHSAGTYRTLDGRGGGDGGQMRFDPLNSWPDNGNLDKARRLLWPVKQKYGEALSWADLMILTGNVSLENMGFQTYGFAGGRADDWEPDLVYWGPEVTMLASERHEKDGLLQAPLGATHMGLIYVNPEGPMGQPDPVGSAKDIRITFARMAMNDEETVALIAGGHTFGKMHGAHKPGDCLGPEPAAASLEEQGLGWINKCGQGHSEDTITSGLEGAWTQAPTQFTTLYLSNLLNNEWEQTRSPAGAIQWVPKDKSLHTTVPDAHVADKRHPPVMTTADLAVKFDPEYKKIAERFLANPEEFKRAFASAWFKLTHRDMGPRARYLGPEVPADILLWQDPIPAIDHALISEDDAKQLKEKILATGLSVPELVRTAWASAASFRASDMRGGANGARLRLAPQKDWEVNDPAEVAKVLKELEVIQKGFNDAAAGGKKVSLADLIVLAGAAAVEKAAKDAGVEVDVPFTPGRADATQEQTDVESMAVLEPKADAFRNFYNKEESYRSPTEMLVDKADQLNLTVPEMTVLVGGMRALDANTGGLKHGVFTDQPGTLTNDFFVNLLDMSTRWRKAPADDIYEGVDRKTGDVKYTATSVDLIFGSHAELRAVAEVYAFDNAKERFVKDFVKAWTKVMELDRFDLRHKL
- a CDS encoding type II toxin-antitoxin system HicB family antitoxin, which translates into the protein MAEKVDKYTYRVTWSEEDAEHVGLCAEFPSLSWLAATPEAALKGIRKLVAEVVADMAGTGEEIPEPFSTKHYSGKFLVRVPPEVHRHLAMEAAEAGVSLNRLASAKLSQ